The Salvia miltiorrhiza cultivar Shanhuang (shh) chromosome 1, IMPLAD_Smil_shh, whole genome shotgun sequence genome has a window encoding:
- the LOC131004773 gene encoding uncharacterized protein LOC131004773, whose product MAYVDHAFSISDEDIMMETSYSVNNKPPIKEIALALALLVFGVLGIVLGAVMAVNKVGGDRAHGTFFAILGGILFLPGFYYTRIAYYAYKGYKGFSFANIPPV is encoded by the exons ATGGCATATGTGGACCACGCGTTCTCGATTTCCGATGAGGACATCATGATGGAGACCTCGTACAGCGTAAACAACAAGCCCCCTATCAAGGAGATCGCCCTCGCGCTCGCCCTCCTCGTCTTCGGCGTGCTCGGAATCGTACTCGGCGCCGTCATGGCCGTCAATAAAGTCGGCGGCGACCGCGCTCACG GGACTTTTTTCGCCATACTGGGTGGAATTTTATTCCTTCCTGGATTCTACTATACACGGATCGCATACTATGCATACAAAGGTTACAAAGGTTTCTCCTTTGCTAACATACCTCCTGTCTAG
- the LOC131004707 gene encoding uncharacterized protein LOC131004707 isoform X2, with product MPIKSESATPPPRIGKIGPYTVFVTPPATPNAGPKRESPAPVQYQAPTPVQATSPPPVMAPPAQFYKEKPSSFAFFWDAVAKVQNAHASLDEHVAHWFGLNQSKYQWALDDYYESSGKNQNEAKTLVKPSKQQNV from the exons atgCCAATCAAGAGCGAATCAGCTACTCCGCCGCCGAGGATCGGCAAGATCGGGCCGTACACGGTGTTCGTGACGCCTCCCGCCACGCCGAATGCGGGGCCCAAGCGGGAATCTCCAGCTCCGGTTCAGTACCAAGCGCCGACGCCGGTCCAGGCTACCTCGCCGCCGCCGGTGATGGCGCCGCCCGCCCAATTCTATAAAGAAAAGCCTTCTTCTTTTGCTTTCTTCTGGGACGCTGTAGCCAAGGTTCAAAATG CTCATGCGAGTTTGGACGAGCATGTGGCACACTGGTTTGGCTTGAATCAGTCAAAATATCAGTGGGCATTGGATGATTACTATGAAAGCAGTGGAAAG AATCAGAATGAGGCGAAAACACTTGTTAAACCCAGCAAACAACAGAATGTGTGA
- the LOC131004707 gene encoding uncharacterized protein LOC131004707 isoform X1 — translation MPIKSESATPPPRIGKIGPYTVFVTPPATPNAGPKRESPAPVQYQAPTPVQATSPPPVMAPPAQFYKEKPSSFAFFWDAVAKVQNAHASLDEHVAHWFGLNQSKYQWALDDYYESSGKVSFCVRVSWLLAYYYILFGCHNEICVLLLGVFPAARCL, via the exons atgCCAATCAAGAGCGAATCAGCTACTCCGCCGCCGAGGATCGGCAAGATCGGGCCGTACACGGTGTTCGTGACGCCTCCCGCCACGCCGAATGCGGGGCCCAAGCGGGAATCTCCAGCTCCGGTTCAGTACCAAGCGCCGACGCCGGTCCAGGCTACCTCGCCGCCGCCGGTGATGGCGCCGCCCGCCCAATTCTATAAAGAAAAGCCTTCTTCTTTTGCTTTCTTCTGGGACGCTGTAGCCAAGGTTCAAAATG CTCATGCGAGTTTGGACGAGCATGTGGCACACTGGTTTGGCTTGAATCAGTCAAAATATCAGTGGGCATTGGATGATTACTATGAAAGCAGTGGAAAGGTATCTTTCTGTGTGAGGGTTTCATGGCTATTAGCCTATTACTATATTTTGTTTGGTTGCCATAATGAGATTTGCGTTTTGTTGTTGGGTGTTTTCCCTGCAGCTAGATGCCTCTAA